The Lycorma delicatula isolate Av1 chromosome 2, ASM4794821v1, whole genome shotgun sequence DNA window AGTAATATTAtcaaagaatacattttaaaattccgAGCCCAAATTCTGTGCATTTTTAATACGGCTTGATCCggatttagaaaaagaaataaattaaattagaaagaaacaaaaaatttatgagGGGTTTGAAATTCACGGTTAGGTTAAACAATTTCAGGTATTCAcctaaatcctagtaaagccagttatttttacacggatttgaatactagatagtggataccggtgttctttggtggttgggtttcaattaacgacacatctcaggaatggtcgaactgagaatgtacaagactacacttcatttacactcatacatatcatcctcattcatcctctgaagtattatctaaacggtagttaccggaggctaaacaggaaaagaaagaaggtattCACCtaaaaaccaccgggttggtctaatggtgagcacgtcttcccaaatcagctgatttggaaagcgagagttccagcgttcaagtcctagtaaagctagttatttttacatggatttgaatactagatcgtggataccggtgttctttggtggttgggttaccacatctcaggtatggtcgaactgagaatgtacaagacttacacttcattcacactcatacatatcatcctcattcatcctgtgaagaattatctaaacggtagttaccgttggctaaacaggaaaagaaagaggtATTCACCTAAATCCCCTTCAATTtccagttacatttttatttttagccttaGAGCAGAACTATTCTAGTAAAAGCacggtttacattttttaaattttagtcattCAGTTTAGAAAATTAGTCAGCCAAACCGAACTAATATGTACATGGGAAAATgactgtatgtgtgtgtttgctGTGCGCGTCAACAAGTGGATCTGTGCTTTAAAAAacctagaattttttaaatttaaactttcgtAACACCGAATCAACTtgtattttaacgttttttaaaaacttattttaagtgaCTTTGCTACCATCCTCATTGGTACTGCTCTTTTCAAATTAGCATATTGTTATAGCTggccgttttcttttttttaattatagcagGCTGATTACGGGTATATTCAAAACACGAATGAGTTGAACAGTGTCTGTTCATTTATTACATcactgttttatttgtaatttctcgattttattgtattatttttcaaattttggaaaattcACCATTTTAGGACTCAGTTGAAGATTTATAAGAATCTTTTAACAGTGGCATTCTACAGAATAAAAGGGATATAGATGCCGGGTTTAGAGATTCGGTTACATACTATATTAAGCAAGTGAGTGAGTGagggaataaatttatttatacagataaatgAAAGTCAAGACATAAATTAAGACGAATGTACACTATGCGTTtacagtacaatttttatttttatcaattagcTACCAACAACACAATAGTACGTTATTGTGTTaacgtgttattttttttatgaaaaaaaaagaattgaaattttatctcaattcttatttatttttttattattattattattatttttatttgaaaccaaacaaaaataaaaataaaaaattagctaattttACATAACCTTTTAACTAAAATTGCATAGTTGAAACGTctgcgatttttttttcaagtgcaGACACAgtacgcaaacacacacacagtacgaaaacacacacacacacacacaaaaatttcCAACCACTGAAAATTTCCGTACACACTGAAAACTGACTGTATGCACGCCTGAATGTGTATAAAAAAGACTAGAATTTTAGGAAAATATCgtgtaaaattaagaatttttgtttggctttataattttatacgattcaatttttttttatacttttatattttttaaattctatttttataaaaactctaGTGAGAGTTTTGAATAATGCTGatcactgtattttttatttctttgcctGTTACGAGGATTTGAACTCGGAACCcacggatgaaaggctgagaaacTACCAATTCTCCACGGAGATCTGCAGAttctaaatacatttatatatatttttatttacatatatatatatatatatatatatatatatatatatatatatatatatatatatatatgtaaataaaaatacacacacatatatatatatatacgcacgcacacacacaaagcCGTATAAATAGTTTGTATATTCATATTCGGTAAAAACGTAGTTTTCATGGCCACGTTGTCATAATAACCGATTGATTGAAATGTACTTCATAGAGAAATGCTGTTGCAAAAAAtccttctttttaattctttataaagatTTGATATTAATGATACATTAGTAAGATTATGAAATCATAAAGCAGATtattatacaaagaaatatttatttttattgctttttaatgaTTAGACTACTAACTCAAGTGGTTGTATGCAACTAACATAATACATTTACTCTATACACTATAGATTTATAGAACTAttactgcattatttttttctagttattgattattatgaaataatatcttgAAAGGTTTTTAGTACCTTATACTACTTTAAAAGGATATATGTGATTAATTATAGTTCTATAAAGGATACctctaattattgttttaattttcagtatgaacaataattttacacagaCTTTTAAGTCAGTGTATGATACAAAgaaactttgaaaattaattacatttttaaatgtcagtattacttaaaactattaaataatcagtaacatagattacgaaaaaaaaaaaaaattctttacattaaattttttttccactagtaaactttacaaaaaaattaaatgttttaaatatacattaagataaataaggtttttaacaatatcttagaattataaaaataaaaaccgctCAGGAATATTCTGAAATAGTAATTTTCCTCgtaactaaaataaatcaaagcaaataaaataaaattgaagaactaCAGTGACAACCTGAAAAGTaagttaattactaatttaaagtaaagatctaagtttttattcaaattattatacttGGCAAAAGATATCCATTATTTTCAAGGACAAATTCGTATGctcacttaaaatttattctagcGCATAGGACGAGTCAGtctagtatttaataattttaaaatcttacaaagaGATCATTATATTTATCTCATAAAAAATTATCCGGGAATATTAGGAAAAAGATAACTGGAGGATAGAGTTTTAATTATCTTTGTATATTAtacaaaactgtaaataaaaagtgaaacaattataaaaaaatcattttacagaaaacaaattatattttaattcagtaattggccagttttctatagaaaaaaagcTAATTAAACAGCCCTTTTGACGTGAgtacattaatatttcaaaagcatTGATTTCACATCATGATATATCATTTTCTAAACTatctaatgttaataaaaacagtaataataataataataataataataataataataataataataataataataataataataataaatccagttactgaattcatttataaattctaCTCGCAGACGTTAGTAACATATAGTATGCAGCATTTATTGAGAATCCACAAACACAGATAGTGCCAGAGAAATcaccatttatttattgttgcttCACTCGCATACCGTGAAGCATGACCACCTCTTTTATAGTAGAATGTAATGAAAGCAAAACAGTAAATACTCGAGTagcatataaaatacaattacaccCTTTCTTTACCATTTAAtaccatctttatttataaaCGCGTGGCCCCATTGTTCACTaggtaatttaaagtaaaaaattacagagaagaaaaaaggaaaatgaataaatgatacATGTAACGTACGCATTAAAACTGTaaagttattaatcaaaattagaaaacaaatatatacCGAAAAAAGTGAAATCATACTCGTGCttatttctgtaaaacaaaattattatatttgttattaagtaCACGTTTGCTTTCAGTCTTAAAGTTCGTTAATCggtaagaaaaattttagtaaaacacaAATTAGGAATATTAAAGgtagtaatttatgtaaaaaaaatttaatcaaaaagtatgttaaagtaaattaaaaagtaaaaactttaattttttttactttctaattagaggaaaattaaaaaattaatcaaatggcATTAATAAATGCATtcaattgttttttcttcaggaataaatttaagtaaaaagactaggtaaaattttataatttgttcttcgtataaattaaaattttctataattcaaCTTTCaacatttctttatgaaataattacttatgcatataaaagaaattgttttaatcaaatttactgaTTCTctctttttcaattataataaaatatcaggttacttaatttcaacataaatatcgGTTTTAGCTAGACAAATATGTACAGTAAAGtgataaaacacaataattaaattctattctttaaagaataaaaatttaaaatatcacttctgattataaatttaatttataatttactattaatgaataatttaaattgaaaaaacaacataacattatttacaattaaactaccagaaatattcttaaagattagtaagaaaaattaaaaaaaaaaatcgattagtACAAACTCTATCCTACtagttacagaaaaataaacttttttatttttaattgttcttaaaaaattgagtatataaACGAATTGCTATTAATCAATTTCATAAAACTCAGCAATGCAGATCCGATTTTTAGAAACGAGTACATTTTCAACGTGATATCTACAAACttcaaaccaaaattaattatttttacttatcttaTTTACGGTGACTGAGTTCCTGAAGCTAAttggtaaattatatttgaaaagtaaacagaagaaaaaatttttggaacattttataattttggtgtGTCATGCCAAAAAACTTTACATTTCTAGTGTTGTACTTATTAAacgcagtaaaatattttttatagctcATAAAATACGAACATACAGTTAATAAATAtcatacatatgtaataaataatatttattccataCAGCAAATTGCAAAATAGTGCCACCTTAATAATTTAGtaccataaattataaattataaaaatacaaaaaggaaagaataaaacgtaatacaataactattattgaaaaaaaaaaccatgcagTGATATATTCCAtgcaaagtattaattaattatttacctctggACAATATCTAGAACGTCTAAAGTTGATAAGGCTTGATGATCTTGACAACGCTGGTTTGGGCGATGTCACACGTCTTCTATGTACAACCGGACCCGGATTTTTCGGAGTAGTCGGACAACTTTCAGAAAACACGGATGAGGTTTTATCGAATTCAAATTCATCACAAGTATTTTCATCACTGTCCATTTCGTCTTTTAAAGGCACAATTGTTGAACCGCCATCGGTGCACGTCAAATTTTCCTCTTGAACATCATCGAGACGAGAAGCTACGCGACTGGTTTGATCGTCTTCAGTAACGGCAGGGATTTGTATACTGGGCTCGCGTCGTACAGCTTGTTCATGAGCTTGTTTAAGGATAACATCACCTAATCTAATACGTTCTTCTAACCACCAACCTTTTACGGCTTTCCACGCACGGCCTAATCTAGATCGAACTCGTTTAATAGACATGCTGCTTCTTCTCGCTCTCATAAGCGACATACGTCTAAGATTTGTCTTTAAATTAGCTCGATGCTGGCAGTATTCTAAATCTTCGTAATCGTGTTTAAGAACTGGTCCCTCTTTAATGATCGGCACCTCCGGTAAATCCTGAGAATTTTGCACTTCTTGTCGCTCTGTTTCTTTGATTTCCTTTGTTTCCTTAGGTTCTGGTGTGGTAAGTTCTGCGTAGTCCGGATTATAATCATCTGAGTTACGATCCCAGTCCGGCTGAGGTATCTCAGGAACTTCGTCCGTATTTTTATCTTCTGCATTACTATCAGttgtttctgattttttattacttttatcgaCCACAGAATACAACGGGACGACGGCGTCGTTAATTATTTCAACTGGAGTTATTGTTATGGAAGAATTTCTTGGAGACGAATAAGGCTGTTCGGCTTTAGCTTCACATAATTCTTCGTAATCGTGATCTTTAAACACtgatttttctaaattacaataattagctGTTTTAACACGCATAGTTAAAGTAGAAACATGTCTAACGCGTTCAGGCTTCGGTGAATCTTCCTTACACATCTTAACTCTATAATCTGTTTCGCATAATCCATCCAGATCTTCAGTTAGAGATGCTCCATCGCAATCGTCCTGGCGTTCAAGAgggtttgacttttttttattcttttcttctaTTACATCCCCGGTTGTCGATGCGTACGAGGATTCTGAATCTTCACTGTTACTTTTTTTCACCGCCTTTTCTTCTTTATCAGGAGGCACCGAATTACTTACGATTACAAATTCATCATCTCTatcgttgaaaaatgaaaaaattatttcaggcaTTCCTGTTAAATCTGGTATTTCTGCAGTAGCCGGTGTAGTAGGTTcaggaggtaaagaagatctatctttttttttacccagCGATTTCAGACTACAATTCGATAAACTGGAAGATCGACTTCTATCGCATCTCTTAGACGGAGACCTtcggaatattaatttttttaccgaatCGGTTTCCGTTTCATCTTTTTGTTCTTGTTTCGTGTCATCATCGCTTATTACTACACTTTCTCTTTTCTTAATTTCCTCTTTAACAGTTGTTTCTTCAGCAGTCTCCTTTACCTCGTCTTCCTCATCATTTCCTTTAATATCAGTCGGGTCGGATGTTCTCCATAAATTGAAGGATGGCAAAACGCGTGGTACACTCCACCAGCGGCGATCTCTTGACATTTTAATTCTAGTAAcgtatgaagaaaaatataaattttaatcaaatctaaCATACTGC harbors:
- the Nost gene encoding nostrin, producing MCFSILFATYCVLLPQLPLVIDKFYRIKMSRDRRWWSVPRVLPSFNLWRTSDPTDIKGNDEEDEVKETAEETTVKEEIKKRESVVISDDDTKQEQKDETETDSVKKLIFRRSPSKRCDRSRSSSLSNCSLKSLGKKKDRSSLPPEPTTPATAEIPDLTGMPEIIFSFFNDRDDEFVIVSNSVPPDKEEKAVKKSNSEDSESSYASTTGDVIEEKNKKKSNPLERQDDCDGASLTEDLDGLCETDYRVKMCKEDSPKPERVRHVSTLTMRVKTANYCNLEKSVFKDHDYEELCEAKAEQPYSSPRNSSITITPVEIINDAVVPLYSVVDKSNKKSETTDSNAEDKNTDEVPEIPQPDWDRNSDDYNPDYAELTTPEPKETKEIKETERQEVQNSQDLPEVPIIKEGPVLKHDYEDLEYCQHRANLKTNLRRMSLMRARRSSMSIKRVRSRLGRAWKAVKGWWLEERIRLGDVILKQAHEQAVRREPSIQIPAVTEDDQTSRVASRLDDVQEENLTCTDGGSTIVPLKDEMDSDENTCDEFEFDKTSSVFSESCPTTPKNPGPVVHRRRVTSPKPALSRSSSLINFRRSRYCPEGQNGFEELRKYIKQGEDFCKDLATILQERSEAEAQYSKTLSKLSAKLLKATKEVVGTVNQAWQKVAIEMETQSEAHRSLANALSEEVVKPLRQLIESQHRVRKSVETAVDKTGKSLGEWRSAESKSKKQSFTSARENEKLQDAMLDIRLANPNNTKLSTSTLHLHSQKVVSDKENAKMESKRRKAEDSVKKADVEYYTYCIRAERARLEWESAVTRGSHCFQTLEEEKLQNLKELALCYLHHYKGLGPKLVQSSERLQEPIESCDISQDLDTIVSLKGTGQTVPEQLLPDFYAEHITLAMNKDRRRQALVKVLQLIRQDLERERRSKQGVENLARALKQTPNFGTEDSQQNVTEKLHHMRSMLTYLEAAKYKVQNALADIEGQTKSSHPLASHIQITRDRQGLQQSILKVPPWVRKESIDITDSPDWMDRGAADGNSVQPDSDFDEFSSQGSERDYQSSVISQYPVSSPTTITPRCKALYHYAANLYDELNLSPGDVINIHDKQADGWWLGELNGVIGIFPATYVEEIK